GATAAGAGAGACCTCTTTAAAAAGAGTGTTGAACGTTATACCTCTCTGGCAATGGCGGTCACCCTCCTATCGGAGTCACCATAAGGAGGCCTCCAAAACTTCGCAAGCCTACCTCCTGTCGAGTTGTATATCAGTTGCATAGTCCAGCCAAGCTACGAAGAGAGATTAAAAGATAGGTCAAGGTTACATGGAGGAGAAGGGGACGCACTTGTCCCAAAATTTGGTAATTATCGAGAGTGGTCATATAAGGGTGTGTCCAAGTGTGAATTGCAAGATCATGGCCTGCGTCGATCATGGCCTGGAGCTGAGTAGGCTGATAGAGCATCTTGATACCAATCATGAAATGCGTCGTCGTTTGGTTCACTGAactcaaaaaatcaacaagAAGTGGTGTCGACTATATTAAATAAAAAGTCTGAATATTTAATTATTTTTGGAAGAAAATGCATATGAGACTAACGGGTGTTGGGCCATCATCGAAAGAACTCCCAAAAACGCCATTAGGAGAGTCCCAAAAGTCACCAGGGATTCGGCATTTATATGTCGACGAGCATATCTCTGGGCTAGATGGATTTATGCCATAAGGATAAACAGGGCTGGAACCCTGGTAGTTGGTCGTTTGAGGAATATCCGGAATCTTCCCAGCCGCAATAGCTTCTTCGAGAGCGCGAACCCATTCTACTGGAAGTAAAGCTGGGTCTGGTGGGCCAGGTGGATATCCAGATGCCCAGGCTGATATGATTCAATGTAAAAGTGAGCAATAGGCTTAAAATCACGCagagaaacatacctggAGTGCCTATGCTAGGAAATTCAATGTCTTCTCCAGGTGCCCGTTTGAATAACGCGTGAACAGgatgatcatcatcatgaaACCAGTCATTTGAAAGAGAGTTGAACGGTAGATGGATATTGTTCATTTCTCCATCCGCGCTACGGGTTGGAACTGCTGCAACATAGTATATTATGAAGGGTAAAAGGTAGAATGCATTGAGGTTGAACATATTGATCCGTTGACGGAGCGGCGAAGCCCGTTTGGAGTTGAGAGTTAAGACCAACTCTCAAGCAGAAAATGAGGATGCGAGCACAGGAGGTTATAGGGTAGGTTGGAGGCAGGACAAATGGGTGATTATAACCACCAAGTGGTGTAATTTATATCTAATCCGCATGAAGCGAAATCTGGGTGATCGTATAGAGCGCCAGTGCACTTAAGTAGAACGTTCTCAGTAGGTAGTTGGCACCGCAAAGCATTCAGTCGTCGACA
The sequence above is a segment of the Psilocybe cubensis strain MGC-MH-2018 chromosome 4, whole genome shotgun sequence genome. Coding sequences within it:
- a CDS encoding Chitin deacetylase; translated protein: MFNLNAFYLLPFIIYYVAAVPTRSADGEMNNIHLPFNSLSNDWFHDDDHPVHALFKRAPGEDIEFPSIGTPAWASGYPPGPPDPALLPVEWVRALEEAIAAGKIPDIPQTTNYQGSSPVYPYGINPSSPEICSSTYKCRIPGDFWDSPNGVFGSSFDDGPTPSTPLLVDFLSSVNQTTTHFMIGIKMLYQPTQLQAMIDAGHDLAIHTWTHPYMTTLDNYQILGQLGWTMQLIYNSTGGRLAKFWRPPYGDSDRRVTAIAREVFGLRTVIWNYDTDDWIATPQEIGSSMSQFLAAPKSPGLMVLSHELTDMMVYAFIKSFPEIGANGWRFSSLAKALEDGRPYQDSSSSGAHNLHPDGIVLDVEPYTSTELTPSPSATDLVTSSAITPSPSAISANTADVTKSSTALRTFPLYLPVYIYLWTFCAIGALGFSL